TGCGATCGCCCATCAGCGTCGGGGCGCGAGACAGCGTAAGCGTGGGCTGGGCAATATAGTTGCGCGGGGTGGCGCGGATGCGTTCGGCAAAGTCTTCGCGCTGCTCTGGCGTGGCGTGGGGGCCGATCAGCATTCCATAGCCGCCAGACTCGTTCGCCGCCTTCACCACCAGCTTGTCCAAGTTTGCTAACACATGGGCCTGATCCTGCGGCTCCCAGCAGAGATAGGTCGGCACGTTGGGAATGATCTGGTCTTCGCCCAGATAATATTTCACCATCTTGGGCACGTAGGCGTAGATTACCTTGTCGTCGGCTACGCCCGTACCCGGCGCATTGGCCAGCGCCACCCGCCCACGCCGATAGACCTCCATAATGCCGGGAATACCCAGCATCGAGTCGGGGCGAAACGTGGTGGGGTCAAGAAAATCATCGTCAATGCGGCGATAGACCACATCTACCCGCTGAAGACCCTTGGTGGTCTTCATTTGCAGATAGCCATCCGCCACCACCAGATCGCTGCCCTGCACCAGTTCCACGCCCATCTGCTGCGCCAAAAAGGAATGCTCGAAATAGGCAGAGTTGTACATCCCCGGTGTCAGCACAACCACGGTGGGATCGTCCAGGTGGGGCGGAGCCAGGTTTAGCAGGGTTTCCAAAAGCTGGCCCGCGTAGTCGTCTACAGGCAAAATCGGCATCTGCCCAAACACCAGCGGAAATGTGGTTTTCATGACGCGGCGATTTTCCAGCACGTAGGACGCGCCAGAGGGACAGCGCAGGTTGTCTTCCAGCACGTACCACTGCCCGTCGCGATCGC
The Thermoleptolyngbya sichuanensis A183 DNA segment above includes these coding regions:
- a CDS encoding circularly permuted type 2 ATP-grasp protein, coding for MKLDDYDPGDFYDELFVERGQPRPEALPLVERINSLSIEELMQRQQSAQKALLRLGATFNVYSDEQGTERVLPFDIIPRIVSGHDWAWLERGLKQRIEALNRFLSDIYGEQKIVKDGLIPEDLIYSSKGFLKPCLGMEPPNGIWCHITGTDLVRDRDGQWYVLEDNLRCPSGASYVLENRRVMKTTFPLVFGQMPILPVDDYAGQLLETLLNLAPPHLDDPTVVVLTPGMYNSAYFEHSFLAQQMGVELVQGSDLVVADGYLQMKTTKGLQRVDVVYRRIDDDFLDPTTFRPDSMLGIPGIMEVYRRGRVALANAPGTGVADDKVIYAYVPKMVKYYLGEDQIIPNVPTYLCWEPQDQAHVLANLDKLVVKAANESGGYGMLIGPHATPEQREDFAERIRATPRNYIAQPTLTLSRAPTLMGDRIEGCHVDLRPYILYGKEIYVNPGGLTRVALRRGSLVVNSSQGGGTKDTWVVGNS